Genomic segment of Deltaproteobacteria bacterium:
TGATCCGCATTGGCCAAAGCTGATTCAACCACCTTTTTAATTATCCTGGCGCCCTTTTTGGGCATGTAATTCAGGATCTGCAAGGCCTCTCCAACAGATTTGCCTCGAACGACATCGGCAACCAGCCGAGTCTTTTGCGGAGAAATTCTTAAGTATTTGGCAACTGCCCTGGCTTCCATTGGTGCTATGCCCTCTTACTTCTTCCGGATCCTGGATTTTTTATCAACAGCGTGGCCGTAATAGGTGCGGGTCGGCGAAAACTCGCCAAGCTTATGTCCAACCATATTCTCAGTAATGAATACAGGGATAAATTTCCGTCCGTTGTGCACAGCAAAGGTGAGACCCACCATTTCAGGCACAATCATGGATCGCCTGGACCATGTCTTGATGACACGCCTGTCTTTGGTCTCAACGGCCTTAAGCACTTTTTTCATAAGGTGATCATCAACAAAAGGACCTTTCTTT
This window contains:
- a CDS encoding 30S ribosomal protein S19 translates to MPRSVKKGPFVDDHLMKKVLKAVETKDRRVIKTWSRRSMIVPEMVGLTFAVHNGRKFIPVFITENMVGHKLGEFSPTRTYYGHAVDKKSRIRKK
- a CDS encoding 50S ribosomal protein L22 translates to MEARAVAKYLRISPQKTRLVADVVRGKSVGEALQILNYMPKKGARIIKKVVESALANADQNPNIDVDILYIKKIAVDQGPRLKRFRPRAMGRACRIQHRFSHIMVVLDEE